TGCCGTGTTGCTGGGTCCGGTTTCCGTCGCTGATTATCTGCAGCGTGAAACATTACTGCAGCGCCAGCCCGACGGCAGCCTGACGGCTTCCACCGACGGTCGCTGGGCGGGCAGCCTGTCTTCCGACATCGATCAACTTTTACTGCGCCAACTGGCCTGGAAGCTCGACAGCCAGCGAGTCGTCATGGCGCCAGCGGCTGCTAATTTTGCCCCGGATGTTCAAGTGGTGTTGTCCATCACGCGGCTGGACTCAGGCAAGGATCAGCCGGCAATCCTCGATGCGCAATGGCGCTTGCTGGACCGTCGAGGCACAGTGCGTGACACCAGGATGATCCATCTGGAAGAGCGCCACGCCGGCAGCTCTGCTGCTCAAGTGAAGGCGCAAGGCATACTGTTACAGCGTTTGGCCGATCAGTTGAGTGTTGCTGTGAAGCCAGTTGCGAATCAACCACTGGTGGCTGAGCAGCCGAAGAAGGCCGCCAACCCGGCCAAGACGAGGACTGATCAGGACAAGCCGAGAATCCCGATGGCCTCACCGATCCGTACCGATCTTGAAGTGTTCCGCTTCTGATATTGACGCCCACAAAAAAGCCCGCAGCGATGCGGGCTTTTTTGTGGGTCACTTCTTTACTAGACCTTCCGCGCCTCGTGCATGCGCGCCAGTTGACGCTCCAGCATGGAAGGGTAGGGCTCCAGCAAGCGCTCCACACAACTTGCGCCTTCCGGGCTGGCGATCGGGCGAATTCGTGCGCGCTGGCGGATAGTCGGGTCTTCGCTGATTTTACGTTCGACCAGCAGCAGATTCCGGCTGTGTTGTGACAGCGCCAGTGCGTCCTGAGCCGTTTCGGTCAGCAACAGATCAATCTGCGTCATGCCGTGCAGGCCTTCGCCGAGGGTCAGGCCCAGCTGCAGTTGCAAGGTGATGCCGCTGTCCGCCACTTCAATTTGCAGAGCGTGGCTCAATGCCCGCAACAGCTCGCCACAGCAAATGGCGTTTGTCAGGTAGTCATCGCCGCTGTCCTGAGTGCTGAACAACATCAGCGAACTGCCGTCGTTCAGGGTGTGCAGCTCGCTGTCGTAGAGCGCGGAAGCCTGATCGATGCAGTCGCGGTAACGCTCCAGCAACTCTGTCAGGCGAGCACGCGGCAAACGTCTCAATTGCTCTTGAGAGCCCAACTGCACCGCCAGCACTGCACTGTACTGGGGCTCTGACGGCGCGACCGGCAATGTCGGGCGGGCAATCGGCTTGGGCAGCGAGTCGTCATGCAGATCGGAAAACGGATCGTCTTCCTCATCCTCGTCCGCTACCACTTGCCGAGGCGAGGCAATCACGCGTTGTTTTGGTTTGGGCGCATCGTCGAAATCCGGGTCGCGCAGATCGCTGTCATCAAACGAGGTTTGCGCGTCGTCGGCATCGTCGGCGTATTCCGGCTCAGGTTCGGGCACAGGCTCAGGTGCAGGCGGCGCGTACGAAGTCTTGAGCTGGCGCGCCAGATCGCCGATCTCATCCTGACGATCAGTGGCCGGCGTGTAGGGGTCGATGTAGCGCAGCCACATCCGCAATTGCAACAGCGGCGTAGAGATTTGGCGCCCCAGCCTCAGGCTGAGTGCCAGAGCAAGCGCCAGCAGGATACCGCTGAGAATGGCCATGCTCTGCAGGCTGATGGTCATCGGCTGCTGGAATTGAGTCATGTCCAGGCTGATGCGCAAATGCCCGGCGACCACATCCTGAAAGGTGATCTTGATCTCGTAGAGACCTTGCGCTTCCCCCAGCAGTCCGTTTTTAGGCCGCTGGCCCGCTTCTGCGAGAATTCGGTTGTCGACGCTGTAGATGGCCGCGTGGGCCACCAACGGGTTTTTTACCAGATTGCCCAGCAGTACGTTGAGGCTGAGGATGTCATTGGACACCAGCAGCTCGGTTGCCGAGGTCGCGGTCTGAGTGGTCAGGGCCTGCCCCAGTGCGTCAGCCTGTTCGTGCATGGCCTGCTTGAACTGCAAGCCCATGACGCAGGCGTAGATCACCAGCGCCAGCGCGACGAGGATCACGTTGTGGCTGGCGATACGCAAAGCTATCGGTACGCGACGATGCCGCAATGCCCGGAAGATTAGCAGGAAGAAGTTATCGGTTTTAACGGGCGTGGGCCGGTTCACAGAGCACGGCTCTCTTGGAGAAGTTGCCGCGCAGTATAGCGAGCGACCCAGGTGCGGCAAAGCGCTCGCTGTGCCCGGTGGTCACTGAAAGTGAGTAGAATGCGGTTTTTTCCCACCGTGGGGGTGCGCCTTGCGCGAAATCGTCCTGATTAACATCACAGGTCTTGACCGTCCGGGTCTTACTGCGGCCATTACCGGTGTCCTCGCCCAGGGTGGCGTGAACATTCTGGACGTTGGTCAGGCGGTGATCCACGACACCTTGTCGTTCGGCATCCTGGTTGAAATTCCGGGCACCGAACAAGGCTCCTCGGTACTCAAAGACATTCTGTTCACGGCCTACAAGCTCGACCAGCAAGTGCGCTTCACGGCGGTCTCCGAAGAGGACTATCAGCACTGGGTAGACGGCCAGGGCAAGTCTCGTCACATCGTCACGCTGCTCACACGCAAAGTCACTGCCGAACAACTCCAGCGCGTCAGCGCCATCACCGCTAAATACGGCCTCAATATCGATCATATCGACCGCCTGTCCGGACGTATGCCGCTGGACACACCCGCTGACAAGGGCAAGGGCTGTGTCGAGTTTTCGGTGCGCGGCGAGCCCGCTGATCCTAAAGCGATGCAAGCCGAGTTTTTACGTGTGGCTCAGGAGCTGAACGTCGACATCGCGTTCCAGCAGGACTCGCTGTTCCGACGCAACCGTCGTCTGGCGGTATTCGATATGGACTCGACGCTGATCGAGGCCGAAGTGATCGACGAACTGGCCAAGGCCCACGGCGTAGGCGAGCAGGTCTCTGAGATCACCGAGTGCGCAATGCGTGGCGAGCTGGACTTCAAAGCCAGCTTCAAGGAGCGCATGGCGTTGCTCAAAGGGCTGGACGTGAGCGTGCTGGATGAAATCGGTGCTTCGCTGCGACTGACCGAAGGCGCAGAAACGCTGTTTGCCGAGCTCAAACGCCTTGGTTACAAGACGGCAATTCTGTCGGGTGGTTTCACCTACTTCGCCAGGCAGCTTCAGGCGAAGCTGGGCATCGACTACGTGTTCGCCAATGAACTGGAAGTCGTCGACGGCAAGTGCACCGGTAACGCAATCGAGCCGATTGTCGATGCGCAGCGCAAGGCAGACCTGTTGCGTGAGCTGGCGCTCAAAGAGGGTTTGAGCCTTGAGCAGACAATTGCCGTCGGCGATGGCGCGAACGACCTGCCGATGCTGGCGATTGCGGGTTTGGGTGTCGCATTCCGAGCCAAACCTTTGGTGAAGCAGTCCGCCAGGCAGGCGATTTCAACCTTGGGCCTGGACGGTATTTTGTACCTGCTCGGCTTCCGCGATCGCGATGGGCGCGGTTGATTCGATACGTTTCAGAGTTGGTCGTGTTGGTGAGACGGCGGTTCGGCGGCCCTGAAGGTCTTGCCGGCACAGGCTACTGAGGCGCTCGATCCTAAGCGCTACAGCACACCCCACAACGAATCAAATTCCTGTTCCGGTTCTGGACCGTTGCCCGGGGTGTCGACTTTTTTCGGACCTTCCTGAATCTGGTATTCGAACTGGTTGTAGCTGCCCGTTGTAGAGCGA
The DNA window shown above is from Pseudomonas sp. BSw22131 and carries:
- a CDS encoding PqiC family protein — protein: MNFLRVPVVLLLTGVFGLAGCSVHQPTSLYQLDSGEPGQPKQSAGVAVLLGPVSVADYLQRETLLQRQPDGSLTASTDGRWAGSLSSDIDQLLLRQLAWKLDSQRVVMAPAAANFAPDVQVVLSITRLDSGKDQPAILDAQWRLLDRRGTVRDTRMIHLEERHAGSSAAQVKAQGILLQRLADQLSVAVKPVANQPLVAEQPKKAANPAKTRTDQDKPRIPMASPIRTDLEVFRF
- a CDS encoding histidine kinase, translating into MNRPTPVKTDNFFLLIFRALRHRRVPIALRIASHNVILVALALVIYACVMGLQFKQAMHEQADALGQALTTQTATSATELLVSNDILSLNVLLGNLVKNPLVAHAAIYSVDNRILAEAGQRPKNGLLGEAQGLYEIKITFQDVVAGHLRISLDMTQFQQPMTISLQSMAILSGILLALALALSLRLGRQISTPLLQLRMWLRYIDPYTPATDRQDEIGDLARQLKTSYAPPAPEPVPEPEPEYADDADDAQTSFDDSDLRDPDFDDAPKPKQRVIASPRQVVADEDEEDDPFSDLHDDSLPKPIARPTLPVAPSEPQYSAVLAVQLGSQEQLRRLPRARLTELLERYRDCIDQASALYDSELHTLNDGSSLMLFSTQDSGDDYLTNAICCGELLRALSHALQIEVADSGITLQLQLGLTLGEGLHGMTQIDLLLTETAQDALALSQHSRNLLLVERKISEDPTIRQRARIRPIASPEGASCVERLLEPYPSMLERQLARMHEARKV
- the serB gene encoding phosphoserine phosphatase SerB is translated as MREIVLINITGLDRPGLTAAITGVLAQGGVNILDVGQAVIHDTLSFGILVEIPGTEQGSSVLKDILFTAYKLDQQVRFTAVSEEDYQHWVDGQGKSRHIVTLLTRKVTAEQLQRVSAITAKYGLNIDHIDRLSGRMPLDTPADKGKGCVEFSVRGEPADPKAMQAEFLRVAQELNVDIAFQQDSLFRRNRRLAVFDMDSTLIEAEVIDELAKAHGVGEQVSEITECAMRGELDFKASFKERMALLKGLDVSVLDEIGASLRLTEGAETLFAELKRLGYKTAILSGGFTYFARQLQAKLGIDYVFANELEVVDGKCTGNAIEPIVDAQRKADLLRELALKEGLSLEQTIAVGDGANDLPMLAIAGLGVAFRAKPLVKQSARQAISTLGLDGILYLLGFRDRDGRG